A stretch of the Archangium violaceum genome encodes the following:
- a CDS encoding TonB family protein: MVNEQSRLNASWGPRVALGVLLLAGLLPLAPARAQAPTTPPGLQNIPDAPLADAPDAGLVRTEVDLQRSDGGFALEGAGEGDGGTQPRFEAPQLLADSPARYPEALAAQPVAGTVRLELLLDEQGEVAEVRLLEALHPLLDEAALHAAPGLRFSPARVDGVPVQVRLQFEYRFEAPQQVVAVEDPASRPVTLRGLVRAKGNRQPLVGAVLVSDAARDMPVETGPDGRFEARLPPGTQWVRVTAPGHKPNAFREEVRQGETLEVVYGLEPLVVNPYETVVRGDRERTEVSRVTLHDAELREIPGTMGDPFRVMMLMPGVNSMLSGISYPVVRGSQPASTGYFLDGIRVPILFHLFLGPAVIHPDFIDTIDFYAGNPSTQYGRLTGGAVEGRLTRPRDDRVHGSAYADFLNAGLFIEYPFQSTGTNVSVAGRLSYTPWLIALAANALQPPGSNDSKLVLDFYDYQARIEQEVGPGRLRLFAFGSSDTFGTQATSDSGTTALQAILFHRVDLRYRHPVGGGELEAGVTWGLDRFSIGGESAREGGTTIDIDQRDLTARMGYQRKLGEGLSLRSGLDVDSKRAMVALEQSSRPEGGGPLQRTRLELPVALATFSGLWAELLWEKEPGWTVVPGLRVDNYHLSGGVNEVAVEPRLSVRRKMSEQLTLKGGVGLYHQPPTTLISLPIIDIAALNQGLQQALQISAGAEYKDLWGFDVSLEGYFNPMLRTVELTPFSLEEPPIVVDPPGGPDVEPGRPGGPGGRGLVRGMKQEEPIPDFELPDLRSHGMSYGLELLIRRPLGGNWFGWLSYSLQRSTRFTRFTQYDSSGQPVGEAEAYLPYVFDQTHVANLVLSYKFSNNVTLGGVLHFNSGRPESGNLTSRTMVEGTDGSGRPGWIPVSRDKADRLPSFFRFDLRLSKAWAYETFTLEAYLDMLNVTISQEVVSFDYIGGGSIPLEKKPTGLPIVLPILGLKGRY; this comes from the coding sequence ATGGTGAACGAGCAGTCGCGGTTGAACGCGTCGTGGGGGCCGCGGGTGGCCCTGGGCGTGCTGCTGCTGGCCGGGTTGCTCCCCCTCGCCCCGGCGCGAGCGCAGGCGCCCACCACACCTCCCGGTCTCCAGAACATTCCGGACGCGCCCCTCGCCGATGCTCCCGACGCGGGCCTGGTGCGGACGGAAGTGGACCTCCAGCGCTCCGATGGCGGCTTCGCCCTGGAAGGAGCGGGGGAGGGAGACGGGGGCACGCAGCCACGCTTCGAGGCGCCCCAGCTGTTGGCGGACTCGCCCGCGCGCTACCCCGAGGCGCTCGCCGCGCAGCCGGTGGCGGGCACGGTGCGGTTGGAACTGCTCCTGGACGAGCAGGGTGAGGTGGCCGAGGTCCGGCTGCTCGAGGCCCTGCACCCGCTGTTGGACGAGGCCGCGCTCCATGCCGCGCCCGGGCTGCGCTTCTCCCCCGCGAGGGTGGACGGCGTGCCGGTGCAGGTGCGGCTCCAGTTCGAGTACCGCTTCGAGGCGCCCCAGCAGGTGGTGGCCGTGGAGGATCCGGCCTCGCGGCCCGTCACGCTGCGCGGCCTGGTGCGAGCCAAGGGCAACCGCCAGCCGCTGGTGGGCGCGGTGTTGGTGTCGGACGCGGCGCGGGACATGCCCGTGGAGACGGGGCCGGATGGGCGCTTCGAGGCGCGGCTGCCCCCGGGCACCCAGTGGGTGCGCGTCACCGCTCCCGGCCACAAGCCCAACGCCTTCCGCGAGGAGGTCCGTCAGGGCGAGACGCTCGAGGTGGTGTACGGCCTGGAGCCGCTGGTGGTGAACCCCTACGAGACGGTGGTGCGCGGCGACCGCGAGCGCACCGAGGTGTCCCGCGTCACGCTGCACGACGCGGAGCTGCGGGAGATCCCCGGCACGATGGGGGATCCCTTCCGGGTGATGATGCTGATGCCCGGTGTGAACAGCATGCTCTCGGGCATTTCGTACCCGGTGGTGCGCGGCAGCCAGCCGGCCTCCACCGGCTACTTCCTCGACGGCATCCGCGTCCCCATCCTCTTCCACCTCTTCCTCGGGCCCGCCGTCATCCACCCGGACTTCATCGACACCATCGACTTCTACGCGGGCAACCCGTCCACCCAGTACGGGCGGCTCACGGGCGGCGCGGTGGAGGGCCGGTTGACCCGCCCGCGCGATGACCGGGTCCATGGCAGTGCCTACGCGGACTTCCTCAACGCGGGCCTCTTCATCGAGTACCCCTTCCAGTCCACCGGCACCAACGTCTCGGTGGCGGGCCGCCTGTCGTATACGCCGTGGTTGATCGCCCTCGCGGCCAACGCGCTGCAACCGCCTGGCTCGAACGACTCGAAGCTGGTGCTGGACTTCTATGACTACCAGGCCCGCATCGAGCAGGAGGTGGGGCCGGGCCGGCTGCGCCTCTTCGCCTTCGGCTCCTCGGACACCTTCGGCACGCAGGCGACGAGCGACTCCGGCACCACCGCGCTGCAGGCCATCCTCTTCCACCGGGTGGATCTGCGCTACCGCCACCCGGTGGGAGGCGGCGAGCTGGAGGCGGGTGTCACGTGGGGGCTGGACCGCTTCTCCATCGGCGGCGAGAGCGCGCGAGAAGGGGGCACCACCATCGACATCGACCAGCGCGACCTCACCGCGCGGATGGGCTACCAGCGGAAGCTGGGCGAGGGACTCTCCCTGCGCAGCGGCCTGGACGTGGACAGCAAGCGCGCGATGGTGGCCCTCGAGCAGAGCTCCCGTCCGGAGGGAGGTGGCCCGCTCCAGAGGACGCGCCTCGAATTGCCCGTGGCGCTCGCCACCTTCAGCGGGCTGTGGGCGGAGCTGCTGTGGGAGAAGGAGCCGGGGTGGACGGTGGTGCCCGGCCTGCGCGTGGACAACTACCACCTGTCCGGCGGCGTCAACGAGGTCGCGGTGGAGCCGCGCCTCTCCGTGCGCCGGAAGATGAGCGAGCAGCTCACGCTCAAGGGCGGTGTGGGCCTCTACCACCAGCCGCCCACCACGCTCATCAGCCTGCCCATCATCGACATCGCGGCGCTGAACCAGGGGCTGCAGCAGGCCCTGCAGATCTCCGCGGGCGCGGAGTACAAGGACCTGTGGGGCTTCGACGTGAGCCTCGAGGGCTACTTCAACCCGATGCTGCGCACGGTGGAGCTGACGCCCTTCAGCTTGGAGGAGCCGCCCATCGTCGTCGATCCGCCGGGCGGGCCCGACGTGGAGCCCGGGAGGCCGGGGGGGCCTGGGGGGCGGGGTCTCGTGCGGGGGATGAAGCAGGAGGAGCCCATCCCCGACTTCGAGTTGCCGGACCTGCGCAGCCACGGCATGTCGTACGGGTTGGAGCTGCTCATCCGCCGCCCGCTGGGAGGCAACTGGTTCGGCTGGCTGTCCTACTCGCTGCAGCGCAGCACGCGCTTCACGCGCTTCACGCAGTACGACTCGAGCGGCCAGCCGGTGGGCGAGGCCGAGGCGTACCTGCCCTACGTCTTCGACCAGACGCACGTCGCGAATCTGGTGCTCAGCTACAAGTTCTCCAACAACGTCACCCTGGGCGGGGTGCTGCACTTCAACTCCGGCCGTCCGGAGTCGGGCAACCTCACCAGCCGCACGATGGTGGAGGGCACGGATGGCTCCGGACGGCCGGGTTGGATACCCGTGAGCCGGGACAAGGCGGACCGGTTGCCGTCCTTCTTCCGCTTCGATCTGCGGCTGTCCAAGGCGTGGGCCTATGAGACCTTCACGCTCGAGGCCTATCTGGACATGCTCAACGTGACGATCAGCCAGGAGGTGGTCAGCTTCGACTACATCGGCGGCGGGAGCATTCCCCTGGAGAAGAAGCCCACGGGCCTGCCCATCGTGCTGCCCATCCTCGGCCTCAAGGGCCGGTACTGA
- a CDS encoding esterase family protein — MNREYHRWYSSRLGRDMEVLLFGHSGEPVMLLPTSKGRFYQAEDFGLIGAIADRIQSGRYVVVCPDSVDEESWFNTSIHPHERVARHDAYEQYLLHEVVPLLMSRSTGGRLTLGGCSFGGFHTYNIGLRHPNTFRRLLSMGGKFETEDLLDGHQDESVYYHSCMQWLPRASDVAQLTALRRVEMVLAVGEHDFCRPSNENLSKLLWSKDIRNHLAIWWGGTHDWPVWRQMIQHYLPW, encoded by the coding sequence ATGAATCGCGAATACCATCGCTGGTATAGCTCGCGCCTGGGCCGGGACATGGAGGTGCTGCTCTTCGGGCACTCCGGGGAACCGGTGATGCTGCTGCCCACCAGCAAGGGCCGTTTCTACCAGGCGGAGGACTTCGGGCTCATCGGGGCGATCGCGGATCGCATCCAGTCGGGGCGCTATGTCGTGGTGTGCCCGGACTCGGTGGACGAGGAGAGCTGGTTCAATACGTCCATCCACCCGCATGAGCGGGTGGCGAGGCACGACGCGTACGAGCAGTACCTGCTGCACGAGGTGGTGCCGCTGCTGATGTCACGCAGCACGGGGGGCCGGCTGACGCTGGGAGGATGCAGCTTCGGCGGCTTCCACACGTACAACATCGGGCTGCGGCACCCGAACACCTTCCGGCGCCTGCTCTCGATGGGAGGCAAGTTCGAGACGGAGGACCTCCTCGACGGCCACCAGGACGAGAGCGTGTACTACCACTCGTGCATGCAGTGGCTGCCGAGGGCGAGCGATGTGGCGCAGCTCACGGCGCTGAGGCGGGTGGAGATGGTGCTGGCGGTGGGCGAGCACGACTTCTGCCGGCCCTCGAACGAGAACCTGTCGAAGCTGCTGTGGTCGAAGGACATCCGCAACCACCTGGCCATCTGGTGGGGAGGCACGCACGACTGGCCGGTGTGGCGGCAGATGATTCAGCACTACCTGCCGTGGTAA
- a CDS encoding response regulator: MMREGHHRVLVVEDHADSRELLAEFLEALGYEVDVAGNGLDALERLRSAPRPAVMLLDLMMPVMSGWELMQYVREDTSLSSLAVVVVSGAGESQSLPEGILGAMPKPVDLDALKAFLKTATRRS; encoded by the coding sequence ATGATGAGAGAGGGGCATCACCGCGTCCTCGTGGTGGAGGACCATGCGGACAGCAGGGAATTGCTCGCCGAGTTCCTCGAGGCGCTGGGCTACGAGGTGGACGTGGCGGGCAATGGCCTGGATGCACTCGAACGACTGAGGTCCGCGCCCCGTCCGGCGGTGATGCTGCTGGACCTGATGATGCCGGTGATGAGCGGCTGGGAGCTGATGCAGTACGTGCGCGAGGATACGTCGCTGAGCTCGCTCGCGGTGGTGGTGGTGTCCGGCGCGGGTGAGTCCCAGAGCCTGCCCGAGGGCATCCTCGGCGCCATGCCCAAGCCGGTGGACCTCGACGCGTTGAAGGCCTTCCTCAAGACCGCCACACGGCGAAGCTAG
- a CDS encoding helix-turn-helix domain-containing protein, whose product MGQPSTSKLAANVGEIAREARQRAGLTQADVAERVGLATEVYGRLERGRMLPSVPSLRRLCIALRTPSDIFLGLNTGEVPTWVAESAPSEEYDEVPELRRLMRTLRKLDAAQLKLIGLVAAALQKR is encoded by the coding sequence ATGGGACAACCGTCGACCAGCAAGCTGGCAGCAAACGTTGGCGAGATCGCGCGTGAGGCGCGGCAGCGGGCGGGGCTGACCCAGGCGGACGTGGCGGAGCGGGTGGGACTGGCGACCGAGGTGTACGGACGGCTGGAGCGGGGGCGGATGTTGCCCAGTGTGCCGTCGCTGCGCCGGTTGTGCATCGCGCTGCGCACGCCCTCGGACATCTTCCTGGGCCTCAACACCGGCGAGGTGCCCACCTGGGTGGCCGAGTCCGCCCCGTCCGAGGAATACGACGAGGTCCCCGAGCTGCGCCGCCTCATGCGCACCCTGCGCAAGCTGGATGCCGCGCAGCTCAAGCTGATTGGGCTGGTGGCCGCGGCGTTGCAGAAGCGCTAG